From a region of the Trichoderma atroviride chromosome 6, complete sequence genome:
- a CDS encoding uncharacterized protein (EggNog:ENOG41~TransMembrane:3 (o42-61i73-93o157-178i)), protein MSTTSSSEVAGGGQSQAHTCTAATQSQEAPMPGTTSDPSRNILSLGFLFAQLKVAAWVEPLCRAVSSLKNMKAGFWSHVLVAAPLLIAILTLWPTFTGTADAKKATELAKWTAKKDFIEFCQSLDWEPTGCDLQPDSLGPPPVLRRQMPSWPSNTRISSAFNLITLVALSFGIFCLLVKIQQRRMRSLFQGSFPTLSYYRYSQRVVTPLLSVVEISDADQTLQPTPIAHSSGLEAAEHVPRRRVVGSDSRRRPQSPPLAAYDRTEDDSGVKMQPERHVDYLSHVWQEEDLHQSWRHVQSQKTNYENAARLENAAWRSWTKFRHSLPTISPTHINWSKDEDVTWLYGPLQPQPVGLYGLTNYTAGYERESIQKLEATKRTATSKTEKGDRYVTSSRKLGLDEAANKSSRRNFHQEGNLKHGRHFGKSFSRNVSIQPEPKEVRFKVEFE, encoded by the exons ATGTCGACAACTTCGTCTTCGGAAGTCGCTGGTGGcggccaaagccaagcacatacatgtactgctgCAACGCAAAGCCAAGAGGCACCGATGCCAGGGACTACTTCGGACCCTTCTCGCAACATATTATCACTGGGTTTCTTATTTGCTCAACTGAAAGTTGCTGCTTGGGTTGAACCCTTATGTAGAGCTGTGTCGAGTTTGAAGAACATGAAAGCGGGCTTCTGGAGCCATGTCCTGGTagcagctcctcttctcatcgcAATCTTGACGCTCTGGCCGACGTTCACCGGTACTGCAgacgcaaaaaaagccacagAACTAGCTAAATGGACGGCCAAAAAGGATTTTATAGAGTTCTGTCAATCA CTCGACTGGGAGCCCACTGGGTGTGATCTGCAGCCCGATTCTTTGGGGCCACCACCGGTTCTTCGTCGACAAATGCCGTCCTGGCCTTCTAATACTCGTATAAGTTCGGCATTTAACCTCATTACCCTTGTTGCGTTGAgttttggcattttctgTTTGCTGGTGAAGATCCAACAGCGACGCATGCGGTCCCTATTCCAAGGCTCTTTTCCCACATTGTCATACTATCGATATAGTCAACGTGTAGTCACGCCGTTACTTTCTGTTGTAGAAATCTCAGATGCAGACCAGACACTGCAACCAACGCCAATAGCGCATAGCAGCGGGCTTGAGGCAGCTGAACATGTACCTCGACGTCGAGTGGTCGGCTCTGATAGTCGACGTAGGCCACAAAGCCCTCCTCTAGCTGCCTATGACAGAACAGAAGATGACAGTGGTGTTAAAATGCAACCTGAGCGGCATGTGGACTATTTATCCCATGTgtggcaagaagaagacctCCACCAATCTTGGAGACATGTGCAATCGCAAAAGACAAACTACGAAAATGCGGCTCGCCTAGAAAACGCTGCGTGGAGATCCTGGACTAAATTTAGGCACAGTTTACCTACGATTTCACCAACTCACATTAATTG GTCAAAAGACGAAGATGTCACATGGCTCTATGGCCCGCTACAGCCTCAGCCTGTTGGGCTGTATGGGCTGACGAACTATACAGCGGGATACGAGCGAGAGAGCATACAGAAGTTGGAGGCCACCAAACGCACCGCTACTTCAAAGACCGAGAAAGGCGATCGATACGTAACAAGTAGTCGGAAGCTCGGATTGGATGAAGCTGCGAACAAATCCTCTCGCCGAAACTTCCACCAGGAAGGAAACCTCAAGCATGGACGGCACTTTGGTAAAAGCTTTTCAAGAAATGTTTCCATCCAACCAGAGCCGAAAGAGGTTCGCTTCAAAGTAGAATTCGAGTAG
- a CDS encoding uncharacterized protein (EggNog:ENOG41) has translation MNSTLGDNAAAGDHWNVDPNVLAVPQDVTEVLEVALRHESAWAKAFRLTVLQNNQGEECYFMKVSVGHHGKLALMGEFESTSAIHAVVPGFCPKPIGWGTFRNDPKSHFYICKFYDFGEGVPEPVSFCESLARLHSNHSSPEGKFGFHCTTYNGDLPQDNSWCDSWEEFFTNGLRHILNVREERAGPCTELDALLPQLFDKVIPRLLRPLESGGRSIKPSLVHGDLWCGNTGIVHDPTTRGIVYDPSSFWAHNEYELGNWLPTRNEFTLEHFQAYRSHMPEAEPKDDYDDRIALYSLRFNLHAAALFPEKEEFVQMVMDEIKRLSEKYPKGYTE, from the exons ATGAATAGCACACTTGGCGACAACGCCGCTGCTGGAGACCACTGGAATGTGGATCCCAATGTTCTTGCTG TCCCACAAGATGTTACTGAGGTGCTTGAAGTAGCATTGCGCCATGAATCAGCTTGGGCGAAAGCCTTTCGTCTTACAGTGCTTCAGAATAATCAAGGCGAGGAGTGCTATTTCATGAAG GTCTCTGTTGGTCATCATGGCAAGCTGGCTCTAATGGGCGAGTTCGAGTCTACATCAGCTATCCACGCTGTTGTCCCCGGCTTTTGTCCAAAGCCAATTGGCTGGGGAACATTTAGGAATGACCCAAAATCACATTTCTACATTTGCAAGTTTTACGACTTTGGTGAAGGCGTACCTGAGCCCGTTTCTTTCTGTGAGAGTCTCGCTCGATTGCATTCCAACCATTCTTCACCCGAAGGCAAGTTCGGATTTCATTGCACAACATACAATGGCGACCTCCCCCAGGATAATTCCTGGTGCGATAGCTGGGAAGAGTTTTTCACAAATGGCCTGCGCCACATTTTAAACGTCCGAGAAGAAAGGGCCGGTCCTTGCACTGAACTCGACGCACTTCTGCCTCAGCTTTTTGACAAAGTTATCCCCAGGCTCTTGCGGCCACTTGAAAGCGGGGGACGAAGCATTAAGCCTTCGTTGGTGCACGGAGATTTATGGTGTGGAAACACAGGAATAGTCCACGATCCTACGACGAGGGGCATCGTCTATGACCCTTCCAGTTTCTGGGCGCATAACGAGT ACGAGTTAGGAAACTGGCTTCCTACACGAAACGAATTCACACTTGAGCATTTTCAAGCATATCGTTCTCATATGCCCGAAGCTGAGCCAAAAGACGACTATGACGACCGCATCGCTCTCTATTCATT GAGATTTAACTTACACGCAGCGGCACTGTTTCCAGAGAAGGAAGAATTTGTACAGAT GGTGATGGATGAAATCAAGAGACTCTCCGAGAAGTATCCTAAGGGTTATACAGAGTAG
- a CDS encoding uncharacterized protein (EggNog:ENOG41): MDLPIIFPLSSGRNVPVVGLGTFRGDEGNALVKEAVKKALQLGYRHIDGARAYGNEKEIGQAIKESGIPRHEIFLTTKLAQTWHEPADVQKALEQSLKDLQMEYVDLYLMHFPHAYKAGENNGTIRHPSGNGKPVIDYDLSRRYPETWQAMEKLVDLGLARSIGLSNFNILKIKRIVGIARIMSAVNQVELHPYLPQQELFEFSSRHSILLMAHQPLGGRPVEVVRGSNAPSPTEDSKIIDIAARYQISPAQVCLSWAVQKGIPVIPKSVQESHLQQNIQLTRLSDEDFYTVDQLSSERGPVRFLDPSRHLGFDIFDEENDQPVANGAPWD; the protein is encoded by the exons ATGGATCTTCCAATCATCTTTCCTCTCAGCAGTGGCCGCAATGTTCCTGTAGTAGGACTAGGCACCTTCCGGGGCGACGAAGGAAACGCATTGGTGAAAGAAGCCGTTAAGAAAGCGTTACAGCTGGGATACCGGCACATCGACGGTGCCCGCGCATACGGAAACGAAAAGGAAATCGGACAAGCGATCAAGGAGAGTGGTATTCCTAGACATGAAATCTTTTTGACTACTAAGCT CGCGCAAACCTGGCATGAACCTGCCGACGTTCAGAAAGCATTGGAGCAGTCTCTGAAAGATTTGCAAATGGAATATG TCGATCTATACTTGATGCACT TCCCTCATGCTTACAAGGCTGGCGAAAATAACGGAACGATCAGACACCCAAGCGGCAACGGAAAG CCTGTCATTGACTACGACCTCTCCAGGAGATACCCGGAAACTTGGCAAGCAATGGAAAAATTAGTTGACTTGGGTCTAGCACGCTCGATTG GTCTTTCCAATTTTAACATTCTCAAGATCAAAAGAATAGTTGGTATTGCTAGAATCATGTCAGCAGTCAATCAGGTCGAACTTCATCC GTATCTGCCCCAACAAGAGCTTTTTGAGTTTTCTTCCCGGCATAGCATTCTTCTTATGGCCCATCAGCCTCTGGGCGGACGCCCGGTTGAAGTAGTCCGTGGGTCCAATGCACCATCTCCTACAGAAGATTCCAAG ATAATCGATATTGCAGCCAGATACCAAATATCTCCGGCTCAG GTCTGTTTATCTTGGGCAGTGCAAAAAGGAATTCCTGTCATACCCAAATCTGTGCAAGAAAGCCACCTGCAGCAAAATATTCAGCTTACAAGGCTCTCGGATGAAGACTTCTACACTGTAGACCAGCTATCTTCTGAGCGCGGCCCTGTCCGATTTCTTGACCCGAGCCGACATTTGGGCTTTGACAtctttgatgaagaaaacGATCAACCAGTGGCCAACGGCGCACCTTGGGACTGA